One Vitis riparia cultivar Riparia Gloire de Montpellier isolate 1030 chromosome 4, EGFV_Vit.rip_1.0, whole genome shotgun sequence genomic window carries:
- the LOC117913368 gene encoding cytosolic sulfotransferase 12-like encodes MSSSQLPLPLPEYLQEDEVTQEHRDLLSSLPREKGWVTSHLFQYQGFWHTSRHLKGVVACQQHFQAHDPDILLVTTPKSGTTWLKAMAFALLKRVRFPDARHHPLLTNNPHELVPFLEIKLYAESKVPDLTSFTAPRLFSTHLPFTSLPESVNTSGCKLVYLCRNPRDTFVSFWQFTNKLRLENMGTNLLEEVFDKFCRGVSLSGPFWDHVLGYWKESLEKPEKILFLKYEEMKAQPHVQLRRLAEFLGCPFCPEEETRCVVDEILQLCSFENLSNLEVNKNGKLSSGEEHSAFFRRGQVGDWVNYLTAEMLDRLDHITEEKLHGSGLKFEVS; translated from the coding sequence ATGTCAAGCTCTCAACTCCCTCTTCCTCTTCCTGAGTATTTGCAAGAAGATGAAGTAACTCAGGAACACAGGGACTTACTGTCCTCCCTCCCCAGAGAGAAGGGTTGGGTCACATCTCATCTCTTTCAATACCAAGGCTTTTGGCATACATCCAGGCATTTGAAAGGGGTAGTGGCATGCCAACAACACTTCCAAGCTCACGATCCTGACATCCTCCTTGTCACCACTCCCAAATCAGGCACCACGTGGTTGAAGGCAATGGCGTTTGCCTTATTGAAAAGGGTTAGATTTCCTGATGCCCGACACCACCCATTGCTCACAAACAACCCTCATGAACTCGTGCCCTTCTTAGAGATTAAGCTCTATGCTGAAAGCAAGGTTCCTGATCTCACCTCATTTACTGCTCCAAGGCTCTTTTCAACTCATTTACCATTCACATCTCTGCCAGAATCTGTGAATACCTCAGGTTGCAAGCTTGTGTATCTATGTAGGAACCCCAGGGACACCTTCGTGTCATTTTGGCAGTTCACTAATAAGTTGAGACTCGAGAATATGGGGACTAATCTGCTCGAGGAGGTTTTTGATAAGTTCTGTAGGGGAGTGAGTTTGTCTGGACCCTTTTGGGACCATGTGTTGGGTTATTGGAAGGAAAGTTTGGAAAAGCCTGAGAAGATACTTTTCTTGAAGTATGAGGAGATGAAAGCACAACCCCATGTTCAGTTAAGGAGACTGGCTGAGTTCTTGGGGTGCCCATTTTGCCCAGAGGAAGAAACCAGATGTGTGGTGGATGAGATATTACAGCTGTGCAGCTTTGAGAACTTGAGCAATTTGGAGGTGAATAAGAATGGGAAACTGTCATCAGGGGAGGAACACAGCGCATTCTTTAGACGAGGTCAAGTTGGAGATTGGGTGAACTATTTGACAGCTGAGATGCTTGATAGATTAGATCATATAACTGAAGAGAAGCTCCATGGTTCtggtttaaaatttgaggtatcTTAA